The Dama dama isolate Ldn47 chromosome 3, ASM3311817v1, whole genome shotgun sequence genome has a segment encoding these proteins:
- the LOC133043543 gene encoding cyclin-Y-like protein 1 isoform X2 gives MVPSGQLTKKYSLCPTIFLDDSTVSQPNLRTTIKCVILAIYYHIKNRDANRSLDIFDERSHPLTRERVPEEYLKHDPEHKFIYRFVHTLFSAAQLTDECAIVTLVYLERLLTYAEIDICPTNWKRIVLGAVLLASKVWDDQAVWNVDYSQILKDITVEDMNEMERHFLELLQFNINVSASVYAKYYFDLCSLADDNNLSFLIAPLSKERAQSLEAISRLCEDKYKDLGRVAVRRSFSADNFIGIQRSNAILS, from the exons ATG GTACCTTCAGGGCAGCTTACTAAAAAGTATAGCTTATGCCCAACCATATTTCTAGATGACAGCACAGTCAGCCAGCCTAATCTTAGAACCACAATAAAATG tgTGATCTTAGCAATATATTACCACATAAAGAACAG AGATGCCAATAGGTCCTTGGACATTTTTGATGAGAGATCACATCCACTCACA cgaGAAAGGGTTCCAGAGGAGTACTTAAAGCATGATCCTGAACACAAATTCATTTACAGATTTGTTCATACTCTTTTCAGTGCCGCCCAGCTGACTGATGAATGTGCAATAGTGACTTtg GTTTACTTAGAAAGGCTTTTAACTTATGCTGAGATCGACATTTGCCCCACCAACTGGAAAAGAATTGTTTTGGGAGCCGTTCTTCTTGCCTCCAAGGTTTGGGACGATCAGGCTGTTTGGAATGTGGACTACTCCCAGATCCTAAAGGACATTACAGTTGAGGACAT GAATGAGATGGAAAGGCACTTTCTGGAGCTCCTTCAGTTTAATATTAATGTTTCCGCCAGTGTTTATGCCAAATACTACTTTGACCTTTGCTCCTTAGCAGATGACAACAACCTGAGTTTTCTAATTGCTCCTCTTAGCAAAGAAAGAGCACAGAGCCTAGAG GCCATCTCCAGACTGTGTGAAGACAAATACAAAGACTTGGGCAGAGTTGCTGTGAGAAGGTCTTTCAGCGCTGATAATTTCATTGGTATTCAGCGCTCCAATGCCATCCTCTCATGA